ATGGGTTTATTACTCCTTACCAGGCTAGATTCAATTTCTTTGGATCCTAATGTTCCCATTTTGCTTGACCATTACAACCGATAGAAGAATTTGTTAGTCCGGATTATTCAGTTACAAAATTACTTGGTAATAAATTAATTGTTGAAAAAATTAAATGATTTAAGGTATAATGAGTTAGGAGGCGATTAGAATGAAAAAAATAATATTTTTATCAGCATTTCTAATGCTATTGATCGGATGTAGCAGTGCGTATCAAGCAGAGAAGAAGCCTAGAAAAGTAAATTATACATGCCCTTATGACTCAGCTTTAACGATTGAGTATAGTGCAGATGGCGAAACTGCTATATTAAGAGATCAGCAGGATGAAACATTTGATTTTAAAAGAAAGATTTCAGCAAGCGGTACAATTTATGAAGGTAATGGCGGTGTCAGCTTCCATGAAAAAGCAGGAAAGATTCTTATAGAATTTGTAAAGGGTAATACCGTTGAGTGTAAAGAATATAAAAAATAAGACCGGATTTTTCCGGTCTTTTAAAATACTCGGAATTATATCGCACATTTTCAACATCTGACATACAGCAGACAAAAGTTTAGCCAAAGTCCTTTTAAAGCATTAATATTATTTATTTGACAAATAAAGAAATTATAGTATAAATTATAGTAAGCAGAAAAAATTATATAAAGGAGAGGAATATATGAAAAAGCTTTTTATTTTTTTATGTATGGCAGCGGGAATAACAGCATTCAGTGCGACAACAGCCAAGAAAGTACCAGCAGGTAAAGACAACTTTGAAATAAATATCATTCACATCAATGATCATCATTCGCACCTTGAAGCAGAAAAAATAGATCTGGACCTGGGAGGGAAGAAAACTAAAGTTACAATAGGCGGAATCGGAAGAGTAGCGTCTAAAATAAAAGAATTAAGAGCAAAAGAAAAAAATCCTCTGGTTTTACATGCCGGGGATGCAATGACAGGGACTCTCTACTATACTTTATTTAATGGTGTGGCAGATGCCGAAGAGATGAATGCAATAGGCTTTGATGCCTTTACTTTGGGAAATCATGAATTTGACGGAGGAAACGAAGGTCTTCTGAAATTTTTGAATGTCTTGAAAGTACCTGTGGTTTCATCAAATGTGGTACCTGAAAAAGGAAGTATCCTAGAAGGTAAATGGACACCTTATATAATAAAAGTAATAAACGGGGAAAAAATAGGAATAATAGGATTGGATATAGTAGGAAAAACAAGAGACTCATCTAATCCGGGAAAAGATATAAAATTTGAAGATGAAGCTGTTACTGTACAGAAATATGCAGATGAACTGGCAGCTAAGGGAGTAAATAAAATTATTCTTCTAAGCCACTTTGGTTATGAAAATAATGTGGATCTGGCTAAGAAGGTAAGCGGCATAGATGTTATAGTCAGCGGAGATACACATTATCTTCTGGACAAAAATTTTGAAAAATTCGGCTTGAAAGTAGAAGGAGACTACCCTACAGGAGTTGCTTCAAAAACAGGAGAACCTGTATATGTAGTAGAAGCATGGAATTATTCTTATGTAATAGGGAATCTGAAAGTTATTTTTGATAAGAACGGTATAATCAAAAGCGTAAGCGGAACTCCGCAGCTGCTTCTAGGCGATGATTTTTTTGAAAGAAGAAATGAAAAAGGAGAAAAATATCAGCTGGAAGGTGCTGAAAAGCAGGAAGTATTAAGAATAATCGCGACATATCCTGAATTAGCAATAGTAAAACCTGATGCTAAAGCAGAAAGTATATTAAAAAAATACTCTGACCAAAAGCAGGAGCTTGGAAAAATCGTAATAGGTACAGTAAAGGACGAAATACCCGGTGGTTCTGAAAACAGAATACCTGACGCAAAAAATCCTAACGGATCATATGCGACACAGCTCGTAGCCGAATCTATGCTTTATACATTACAGCATATGGGAACAGGTGAAGTTGACCTTGTTATACAAAATTCAGGAGGAGTGAGAATTTCTATAATGCCTGGTGAATTCACTTATGACAGCGGTTATACACTGCTTCCTTTCTCTAATACTCTGTATACTATGCAGATGACAGGAGCAGAGATAAAAGCAGTTTTAGAAGATGCAATTGATTTCGCATTAAAGCCCGGAGGATCTACTGGATCATTCCCTTATGGTGCAGGTATCAGATATGAGGCTAAAAAAGCCGGAACTTTAGGAAACAGAGTTACGAAAGTAGAAGTAAAAGACAGACTAACAGGAAAATGGGGAAATATAGATCCTAAGAAAATGTATACAGTAGGAACTAATGCATATATCGCAGGCGGGAAAGACGGTTATGTAACATTTGGTAAAGTAAAGGAAGAAAGAGGCGGAACTGATACATATTTGGATGATGCCAAGTCATTTATAGATTACATGAAAGAAGTAAAAGAGATCAGCAAGCCTGATTCTACAGGAGTAAAATTTACATTCTAACTTTTACTGCAATTAAAGAAAACTGAAAAGAGGATCAGATAATGAAAAAGATTATAGTTTTAGCAATGCTCATTTTATCAGCATTGGGAACAGCAAAAGAGGTAAACATAAAAATACTGGGGACATCAGATGTACATGGGCATGTGGTACCGTGGAACTATCAGACTGACGAATTCGATGATTCGGGTTCATACAGCCAGATAGCAAAAATGGTAGACGGTTATAGAAAAGGTAATAAAAACATCATACTTGTAGATGCCGGGGATATTATACAGGATAATTTAATAGAAAGATTTATAAATGAACCTAAACACCCTGCAATGCTTGTACTGAACCAAATGGGATATGATGTAATGGTACCGGGAAATCATGAGTTTAATTTTGGTATGCCTGCTCTTGATAATGTTTTGAAACAGTTCAAGGGAAAAGCGCTTGCTGCCAATATTTATTATGAAAACGGGTCAAATTACCTGCCTGCT
This genomic stretch from Sebaldella sp. S0638 harbors:
- a CDS encoding MliC family protein; the encoded protein is MKKIIFLSAFLMLLIGCSSAYQAEKKPRKVNYTCPYDSALTIEYSADGETAILRDQQDETFDFKRKISASGTIYEGNGGVSFHEKAGKILIEFVKGNTVECKEYKK
- the nadN gene encoding NAD nucleotidase, which translates into the protein MKKLFIFLCMAAGITAFSATTAKKVPAGKDNFEINIIHINDHHSHLEAEKIDLDLGGKKTKVTIGGIGRVASKIKELRAKEKNPLVLHAGDAMTGTLYYTLFNGVADAEEMNAIGFDAFTLGNHEFDGGNEGLLKFLNVLKVPVVSSNVVPEKGSILEGKWTPYIIKVINGEKIGIIGLDIVGKTRDSSNPGKDIKFEDEAVTVQKYADELAAKGVNKIILLSHFGYENNVDLAKKVSGIDVIVSGDTHYLLDKNFEKFGLKVEGDYPTGVASKTGEPVYVVEAWNYSYVIGNLKVIFDKNGIIKSVSGTPQLLLGDDFFERRNEKGEKYQLEGAEKQEVLRIIATYPELAIVKPDAKAESILKKYSDQKQELGKIVIGTVKDEIPGGSENRIPDAKNPNGSYATQLVAESMLYTLQHMGTGEVDLVIQNSGGVRISIMPGEFTYDSGYTLLPFSNTLYTMQMTGAEIKAVLEDAIDFALKPGGSTGSFPYGAGIRYEAKKAGTLGNRVTKVEVKDRLTGKWGNIDPKKMYTVGTNAYIAGGKDGYVTFGKVKEERGGTDTYLDDAKSFIDYMKEVKEISKPDSTGVKFTF